The Thermanaerovibrio acidaminovorans DSM 6589 genome contains a region encoding:
- the purM gene encoding phosphoribosylformylglycinamidine cyclo-ligase: MGLTYEGAGVSLWAADAWVERIKGLLGGRPSQRRNVISGIGGFAGLYDLGNGKALAACCDGVGTKLELAKRLGILRGLGQDLVAMNVNDLVTCGARPLFFLDYVACGSLDVEALSPILESIVESCEESGCILLGGETAEMPWVYPPQGFDLAGFAVGIVDIDQIVTGGNIEEGDLLLGLRSSGIHSNGYSLVRLAVERARLDLTQPQPGFQLPLGEELLRPTKLYVRAAMEALSTRKVKGMAHITGGGLEGNVSRIIPRGLRAQVDYSSWDRPLIFRLLRELGIEEEEMRRVFNLGIGFVLVASPDHLPEVADALARCGEEFIVIGRVSGT; the protein is encoded by the coding sequence ATGGGATTGACCTATGAGGGAGCTGGGGTGAGCCTCTGGGCGGCGGACGCCTGGGTAGAGAGGATAAAGGGCCTTTTGGGGGGCCGCCCATCCCAGCGGAGGAACGTTATAAGCGGGATAGGGGGCTTCGCGGGCCTGTATGACCTCGGGAACGGGAAGGCCCTCGCAGCCTGCTGCGACGGGGTAGGAACCAAGCTGGAGCTGGCCAAGAGGTTGGGGATCCTAAGGGGGCTCGGACAGGACCTGGTGGCCATGAACGTAAACGACCTGGTCACCTGCGGAGCCCGACCACTCTTCTTCCTGGACTACGTGGCGTGCGGTTCCCTGGACGTGGAGGCCCTCTCCCCCATCTTGGAGTCCATCGTGGAGAGCTGCGAGGAGTCCGGGTGCATCCTCCTGGGGGGGGAGACTGCGGAGATGCCCTGGGTATACCCCCCTCAGGGCTTCGACCTGGCGGGGTTCGCGGTTGGCATCGTGGATATTGACCAAATCGTGACCGGCGGGAACATAGAGGAAGGGGACCTGCTCCTGGGGCTAAGGAGCTCCGGGATCCACAGCAACGGGTACAGCCTGGTTAGGTTGGCGGTGGAACGGGCCCGGCTTGACCTGACACAGCCCCAACCGGGGTTCCAGCTTCCCCTTGGGGAGGAGCTTTTAAGGCCCACCAAGCTGTACGTCAGGGCCGCCATGGAGGCCCTATCCACCCGCAAGGTGAAGGGGATGGCCCACATAACCGGTGGCGGCCTCGAGGGCAACGTGAGCAGGATAATTCCCCGGGGACTCAGGGCCCAGGTGGACTACTCCTCCTGGGACAGGCCCCTCATCTTCCGCCTCCTCCGAGAATTGGGCATAGAGGAGGAGGAGATGAGGCGGGTCTTCAACCTGGGCATCGGCTTCGTCCTGGTGGCGTCGCCGGATCACCTCCCAGAGGTTGCGGATGCCCTTGCCCGGTGCGGAGAGGAGTTCATAGTGATTGGGAGGGTTTCCGGGACATGA
- the purN gene encoding phosphoribosylglycinamide formyltransferase, with product MKPNIGVLISGRGSNLMAIKEAIDRGDLNARIGFVGSDVPDCPGMVWASGQGLDTVFLDYSKGREAAECQIDRAMELHRVRHLVLAGFMRILSAPFVGRHRGQVINLHPSLLPSFPGRSGIRDAFLYGVRITGVTVHLVDEQVDHGPILAQEAVEILEGDTLESLEERVHRVEHRLYPATIDRWLKEGDFSLASLRLRPW from the coding sequence ATGAAGCCCAACATAGGGGTCCTCATATCCGGCAGGGGTTCCAACCTGATGGCCATCAAGGAGGCCATCGACCGGGGTGACCTCAACGCCCGGATCGGCTTCGTCGGGTCCGACGTGCCGGACTGCCCCGGGATGGTCTGGGCGTCAGGCCAGGGGCTCGACACGGTCTTCCTTGACTATTCCAAAGGAAGGGAGGCGGCGGAGTGCCAGATAGACCGGGCCATGGAACTCCACCGGGTGCGCCACCTGGTGCTGGCGGGCTTCATGAGGATCCTCTCCGCCCCCTTCGTGGGACGCCACCGGGGACAGGTGATAAACCTGCACCCCTCCCTGCTACCCTCCTTCCCGGGGCGAAGCGGGATAAGGGACGCCTTCCTCTACGGGGTCCGGATCACGGGGGTAACGGTCCACCTGGTGGACGAGCAGGTGGATCACGGTCCCATCCTGGCCCAGGAGGCGGTGGAGATCCTGGAGGGGGACACTCTGGAGAGCCTGGAGGAGAGGGTCCACCGGGTGGAGCATCGGCTCTACCCCGCCACCATAGACCGGTGGCTAAAGGAGGGGGACTTCTCCCTCGCATCCTTAAGACTTCGCCCATGGTGA